One genomic window of Pseudoxanthomonas sp. includes the following:
- the atpG gene encoding F0F1 ATP synthase subunit gamma: protein MAGGREIKTKIKSVQNTRKVTRALEMVSAAKIRRAQERMKVSRPYARAMRQVIGHLAQANTDFQHPYLVAREKVERVGYIIVSSDRGLAGGLNNNLFRKTLGEMRQWQEQGAEVDVVTIGQKASVFFRRLKVDMVGSVSHLGDAPHVEQLIGVVKVMLEAYESGKVDRVVLVYNHFVNTMSQKAAFDQLLPLPPAEENVAKHDWDYIYEPDAKTVLEHVLVRYVESLVYQAVLENVASEHAARMVAMKSASDNASKMIGTLQLSYNKARQAAITQEISEIVGGAAAV from the coding sequence ATGGCTGGCGGTCGCGAAATCAAAACCAAGATCAAGAGCGTGCAGAACACCCGCAAGGTGACGCGCGCGCTGGAGATGGTGTCGGCTGCCAAGATCCGCCGCGCCCAGGAACGCATGAAGGTCTCGCGTCCCTATGCCCGTGCCATGCGCCAGGTCATCGGCCACCTGGCCCAGGCCAACACCGACTTCCAGCACCCCTACCTGGTGGCGCGCGAGAAGGTCGAGCGGGTCGGCTACATCATCGTCTCGTCCGATCGTGGCCTGGCCGGCGGCCTGAACAACAACCTGTTCCGCAAGACGCTGGGCGAAATGCGCCAGTGGCAGGAGCAGGGCGCCGAGGTCGACGTGGTCACCATCGGCCAGAAGGCCTCGGTGTTCTTCCGCCGGCTCAAGGTCGACATGGTCGGCAGCGTCAGCCACCTGGGCGATGCGCCGCACGTTGAACAGCTGATCGGCGTGGTCAAGGTCATGCTGGAGGCGTACGAGTCCGGCAAGGTCGATCGCGTGGTCCTGGTCTACAACCACTTCGTCAACACGATGTCGCAGAAGGCTGCCTTCGACCAGCTGCTGCCGTTGCCGCCGGCTGAAGAAAACGTCGCCAAGCACGACTGGGACTACATCTACGAACCCGATGCCAAGACCGTGCTGGAGCACGTGCTGGTGCGCTACGTGGAGTCGCTGGTGTACCAGGCCGTGCTGGAAAACGTGGCCTCCGAGCACGCCGCGCGCATGGTGGCCATGAAGTCGGCCAGCGACAACGCCAGCAAGATGATCGGCACGTTGCAGCTGTCGTACAACAAGGCGCGCCAGGCGGCGATCACCCAGGAAATTTCCGAAATCGTGGGCGGCGCAGCGGCGGTTTAG
- the atpA gene encoding F0F1 ATP synthase subunit alpha, which produces MATTLNPSEISDLIKTRIEQVKLAAESRNEGVVTSVADGIVRIFGLADVMQGEMIELPGNTFALALNLERDSVGAVVLGDYEDLREGDVAKTTGRILEVPVGPELLGRVVNALGEPIDGKGPINTAQTAPVERVAPGVIWRQSVDEPVQTGYKSVDSMIPVGRGQRELIIGDRQTGKTAMAIDAVINQKSSGIKCVYVAIGQKASTVANIVRKLEEHGALAHTIVVAATASESAAMQYISAYSGCTMGEYFLDRGEDALIVYDDLSKQAVAYRQISLLLKRPPGREAYPGDVFYLHSRLLERACRVSSDYVEKFTEGKVTGKTGSLTALPIIETQGGDVSAFVPTNVISITDGQIFLETDLFNAGIRPAVNAGISVSRVGGSAQTKIIKKLSGGIRIALAQYRELAAFAQFASDLDEATRSQLERGQRVTELMKQKQYAPMGICLQALTIYAVNEGYLDDVPVGKLLALEEGLHAHFENTAGELVAKVNASGDWNGDIEAAFKKGIEEFKQTGSW; this is translated from the coding sequence ATGGCCACCACGCTCAACCCCTCTGAAATCAGCGACCTCATCAAGACCCGCATCGAGCAGGTCAAGCTGGCCGCCGAATCGCGCAACGAAGGCGTCGTCACCAGCGTCGCCGACGGCATCGTGCGCATCTTCGGCCTGGCCGACGTGATGCAGGGCGAAATGATCGAGCTGCCGGGCAACACCTTCGCCCTGGCCCTGAACCTGGAGCGCGACTCGGTCGGCGCCGTGGTCCTGGGTGACTACGAAGACCTGCGCGAAGGCGACGTGGCCAAGACCACCGGCCGCATCCTGGAAGTGCCGGTCGGTCCCGAACTGCTGGGCCGCGTGGTCAACGCGCTGGGCGAGCCGATCGACGGCAAGGGTCCGATCAACACCGCGCAGACCGCACCGGTCGAGCGCGTGGCCCCGGGCGTGATCTGGCGCCAGTCGGTCGATGAGCCCGTGCAGACCGGTTACAAGTCGGTCGACTCGATGATCCCGGTCGGTCGCGGCCAGCGCGAGCTGATCATTGGCGACCGCCAGACCGGCAAGACCGCGATGGCCATCGACGCGGTGATCAACCAGAAGTCCTCCGGTATCAAGTGCGTGTATGTCGCCATCGGCCAGAAGGCTTCGACGGTCGCCAACATCGTGCGCAAGCTGGAAGAGCACGGAGCCCTGGCCCACACCATCGTGGTCGCCGCCACCGCCTCCGAATCGGCCGCCATGCAGTACATCAGCGCCTACTCGGGCTGCACCATGGGTGAGTACTTCCTGGATCGCGGCGAAGATGCGCTGATCGTGTACGACGACCTGTCCAAGCAGGCCGTGGCCTACCGCCAGATCTCGCTGCTGCTCAAGCGCCCGCCGGGCCGCGAAGCCTATCCGGGCGACGTGTTCTACCTGCACTCCCGCCTGCTGGAGCGCGCCTGCCGCGTGTCGTCGGATTACGTCGAGAAGTTCACCGAAGGCAAGGTCACCGGCAAGACCGGTTCGCTGACCGCGCTGCCGATCATCGAAACCCAGGGCGGCGACGTCTCCGCGTTCGTGCCGACCAACGTGATCTCGATCACCGACGGCCAGATCTTCCTGGAAACCGACCTGTTCAATGCCGGCATCCGCCCGGCCGTGAACGCCGGTATCTCGGTGTCGCGCGTCGGTGGTTCGGCCCAGACCAAGATCATCAAGAAGCTGTCCGGCGGCATCCGTATCGCGCTGGCCCAGTACCGTGAGCTGGCCGCGTTCGCGCAGTTCGCCTCGGACCTGGACGAAGCCACCCGCTCGCAGCTGGAGCGTGGCCAGCGCGTCACCGAGCTGATGAAGCAGAAGCAGTACGCCCCGATGGGCATCTGCCTGCAGGCGCTGACCATCTACGCCGTCAACGAGGGTTACCTGGACGACGTGCCGGTGGGCAAGCTGCTGGCCCTGGAAGAAGGCCTGCACGCCCACTTCGAGAACACCGCCGGCGAGCTGGTGGCCAAGGTCAATGCCAGCGGCGACTGGAACGGCGACATCGAAGCGGCGTTCAAGAAGGGCATCGAAGAGTTCAAGCAGACCGGTAGCTGGTAA
- a CDS encoding F0F1 ATP synthase subunit delta, which yields MSQSITLARPYARAAFGAAQDEQQLPAWSQALGFAAQVAGDPQVSALLLNPQLSREQALVLLSPDGAGETFARFLGVLADARRLTLLPEIAALFEQLRAEAERIVLATVTSASELPDGELDVIKAALAKRFGREVQVTTAVDASLIGGAVIDAGDVVIDGSLKGKLARLQTALAG from the coding sequence ATGAGCCAGTCCATCACGCTTGCCCGCCCCTATGCCCGCGCCGCTTTCGGCGCGGCGCAGGACGAGCAGCAGCTGCCGGCGTGGTCGCAGGCCCTGGGCTTTGCCGCCCAGGTCGCCGGCGATCCGCAGGTCTCCGCGCTGCTGCTCAACCCGCAGCTGAGCCGCGAGCAGGCCCTGGTGCTGCTGTCGCCCGACGGCGCCGGTGAAACGTTCGCGCGTTTCCTCGGTGTGTTGGCCGATGCGCGTCGCCTGACCCTGCTGCCCGAAATCGCCGCGCTGTTCGAACAGCTGCGCGCCGAGGCCGAACGCATCGTGCTGGCCACGGTGACCTCCGCCTCGGAACTGCCGGACGGCGAGCTGGACGTGATCAAGGCCGCGCTGGCCAAACGGTTCGGACGTGAAGTGCAGGTCACCACGGCGGTGGATGCATCGCTGATCGGTGGCGCTGTCATCGACGCGGGCGATGTGGTCATCGACGGTTCGCTCAAGGGCAAGCTGGCGCGTCTGCAGACGGCGCTGGCCGGCTGA
- a CDS encoding F0F1 ATP synthase subunit B encodes MNVNMTFFGQMLSFVILIVFTMKFIWPPLNAALEERQKKIAEGLAAADRSQKDLAQAQEKANEALKDARVKANEIIDQAHARANQIVEAARNEAVAEANRQKDLAQEEIAAAANRAREDLRKQVSVLAVSGAEKLLHREIDPAAHKALLDELAAQI; translated from the coding sequence CGGCCAGATGCTCTCCTTCGTGATCCTGATTGTGTTCACGATGAAGTTCATTTGGCCGCCGCTGAACGCGGCGCTTGAAGAACGGCAGAAGAAGATCGCCGAAGGCCTGGCTGCTGCCGACCGCAGCCAGAAGGATCTTGCGCAGGCACAGGAGAAGGCCAACGAGGCCCTCAAGGATGCCCGCGTCAAGGCCAACGAGATCATCGACCAGGCCCACGCCCGCGCCAACCAGATCGTGGAGGCTGCCCGCAACGAAGCGGTCGCCGAAGCGAACCGGCAGAAGGACCTGGCCCAGGAAGAGATCGCCGCCGCCGCCAACCGTGCCCGCGAGGACCTGCGCAAGCAGGTGTCCGTGCTGGCCGTGAGTGGTGCCGAGAAGCTGCTGCACCGCGAGATCGACCCGGCCGCCCACAAGGCGCTGCTGGACGAGCTGGCGGCGCAGATCTGA